In a single window of the Streptomyces brevispora genome:
- a CDS encoding NAD-dependent epimerase/dehydratase family protein codes for MGKGHAWVLGATGQIGRAAVRALVADGWTVTAASRGGVRDDRWGDEVRTAALDRDEDGALAAALGDGCDVLVDMVAYGGQHARQLTDLADRIGSAVVVSSGAVYEDDRGRSFDTQEEPDGSPCYPVPIPESQPTVRPGEATYGTRKIRLEQDLLEAGDTLPVTLLRAGAIHGPYCRSPRELYFVKRALDRRARRVLAYGGRSRFHPLHAANAAELIRLAALRPGSRVLNAADPQAPTVAEIGAAVDAVLGWETETVLMPGDASPDGVGLSPWGAPHPIVYDMTAAERELGYRPVTGYAESLPESVEWITAQLAGRDWKDAYPAMVWAYGTGLFDYAAEDAWLERYDRTV; via the coding sequence ATGGGCAAAGGACACGCATGGGTGCTGGGAGCGACCGGCCAGATCGGACGGGCCGCGGTGCGCGCGCTCGTGGCGGACGGCTGGACGGTGACCGCGGCCTCGCGAGGCGGCGTCCGCGACGACAGGTGGGGCGACGAGGTACGGACGGCGGCACTGGACCGCGACGAGGACGGTGCGCTCGCGGCGGCCCTCGGCGACGGCTGCGACGTACTGGTCGACATGGTGGCGTACGGAGGGCAGCATGCCCGGCAGCTGACGGATCTGGCGGACCGGATCGGGTCGGCCGTGGTCGTCTCCAGCGGTGCGGTGTACGAGGACGACCGCGGCCGCAGTTTCGACACGCAGGAAGAACCCGACGGGTCGCCCTGCTACCCGGTACCGATACCCGAGTCGCAGCCCACGGTCCGGCCGGGCGAGGCCACGTACGGGACCAGGAAGATCCGTCTGGAGCAGGATCTCCTCGAAGCGGGCGACACGCTGCCGGTCACGCTGTTGCGGGCGGGCGCGATCCACGGTCCGTACTGCCGCTCGCCGCGCGAGCTCTACTTCGTGAAACGTGCTCTGGACCGCCGCGCCCGGCGCGTGCTGGCGTACGGGGGGAGGTCGCGTTTCCATCCGCTGCACGCCGCCAACGCGGCCGAGCTGATCCGGCTTGCCGCCCTGCGGCCGGGCTCCCGGGTGCTCAACGCAGCCGACCCGCAGGCGCCGACGGTCGCGGAGATCGGTGCGGCGGTCGACGCGGTGCTGGGGTGGGAGACCGAGACCGTGCTGATGCCGGGCGACGCCTCGCCCGACGGCGTCGGCCTGTCGCCCTGGGGCGCCCCGCATCCCATCGTGTACGACATGACGGCCGCCGAACGGGAGCTCGGCTACCGGCCGGTGACGGGCTATGCCGAGTCGCTCCCGGAGTCCGTCGAGTGGATCACCGCGCAACTGGCGGGGCGTGATTGGAAGGACGCCTACCCCGCCATGGTGTGGGCTTACGGCACCGGCCTCTTCGACTACGCGGCAGAGGACGCCTGGCTGGAACGGTACGACCGTACGGTGTGA
- a CDS encoding lysophospholipid acyltransferase family protein, with the protein MFYYLLKYVVLGPLLRLFFRPVIEGAEHIPADGAAIVAGNHLSFSDHFLMPAIIKRRITFLAKAKYFTGPGVKGRLTAAFFRSAGQIPVDRSGKEAGQAAIREALGVLSRGELLGIYPEGTRSHDGRLYKGKVGVAVMAIRAQVPVVPCAMVGTFEIQPPGKVVPRIKQVTIRFGEPLDFSRYTGLEDEKAAVRAVTDEIMYAILGLSGQEYVDEYAAKVKAAEQAERPGKFPKLRR; encoded by the coding sequence GTGTTCTATTACCTGCTCAAGTACGTCGTCCTGGGGCCGCTGCTGCGGCTGTTCTTCCGCCCGGTCATCGAGGGCGCGGAGCATATTCCGGCGGACGGTGCGGCCATCGTCGCCGGCAATCATCTGTCGTTCTCCGACCACTTCCTGATGCCGGCGATCATCAAACGGCGCATCACCTTCCTCGCGAAGGCGAAGTACTTCACCGGTCCCGGTGTGAAGGGCCGGCTGACCGCCGCGTTCTTCCGGAGCGCCGGGCAGATCCCGGTGGACCGGTCCGGCAAGGAGGCCGGGCAGGCGGCGATCCGCGAGGCGCTCGGGGTGCTGAGCAGGGGCGAGTTGCTGGGCATCTATCCGGAGGGCACCCGTTCGCACGACGGGCGGCTCTACAAGGGCAAGGTCGGGGTCGCGGTCATGGCCATCCGGGCACAGGTGCCGGTGGTGCCGTGCGCCATGGTCGGCACGTTCGAGATCCAGCCTCCCGGCAAGGTCGTACCGCGCATCAAGCAGGTCACCATCCGCTTCGGCGAGCCGCTGGACTTCTCGCGCTACACCGGGCTGGAGGACGAGAAGGCGGCGGTCCGGGCTGTCACCGACGAGATCATGTACGCGATCCTGGGTCTCTCCGGACAGGAGTACGTCGATGAGTACGCGGCCAAGGTGAAGGCGGCCGAGCAGGCGGAGCGTCCGGGAAAGTTCCCGAAACTGCGACGCTGA